A single genomic interval of Dysidea avara chromosome 6, odDysAvar1.4, whole genome shotgun sequence harbors:
- the LOC136258706 gene encoding WSCD family member GA21586-like: protein MMRIGRCFRQLLVIATLVLLVCVFFVTRDETHRTAAALRHSSSNQLAYLRFIYAANNQLNKDSVHTPKLNVTSHSSVSNSDEIVTVSSATELEANRDPRHLLSETIDSRKNNIDTSPKRIELFPKQRIGVILQDMRHINRLSSRQSANIVHYMGVTNLNEDSASHFLRCSGLAIIKKHMYNNGYIHIPKHYQTCKKMSFQGHGQVVGLVSFPGSGNSWVRQLLETSTGVYTGSVYCDHAYVEAGMIGEGIQSGNVIAVKSHSCMNTFRYAKLIYIVRNPFDAIFANFNRRVMRHSQYSSSSHVAEIGDIRFDKVSGQWKRTVTEMSNKWSHHVQECLQMQHAPTLVVKYENLKANFINELRKILDFIGYHYTEDDLKCTLQSNTEQFHRKHTTDVDPYSPIQKKNILSQIEIANGYLSQYNISYTIS from the exons ATGATGCGAATAGGTCGTTGTTTCAGACAATTGTTGGTAATAGCTACATTGGTGTTGCTGGTTTGTGTTTTCTTCGTGACTCGAGACGAGACTCACCGCACCGCTGCTGCCTTAAGGCATTCGTCGTCGAACCAGTTGGCGTATTTGCGTTTCATCTACGCTGCAAATAATCAACTGAACAAGGACTCGGTGCATACTCCGAAGCTGAATGTCACCAGCCACTCGTCAGTATCAAACAGCGATGAAATCGTCACGGTGTCGTCTGCGACGGAATTGGAGGCAAACAGAGATCCGCGTCACCTTTTGTCAGAAACAATAGATTCACGTAAAAATAACATTGATACTTCACCCAAACGAATAGAATTATTTCCTAAACAAAGAATTGGAGTGATTTTACAAGACATGAGGCACATCAACAGGCTCTCGTCCCGTCAAAGTGCCAACATTGTGCACTACATGGGAGTAACAAATTTGAATGAAGACTCTGCATCTCATTTTCTACGATGTTCAGGATTAGCAATAATTAAAAAGCATATGTACAATAATGGATATATACATATTCCAAAGCACTATCAGACTTGCAAGAAAATGTCATTCCAAGGACATGGCCAGGTAGTTGGTTTAGTCAGTTTCCCAGGATCAGGTAACTCCTGGGTACGTCAACTATTGGAGACAAGTACAGGTGTGTATACAGGGTCTGTGTATTGTGATCATGCATACGTAGAAGCTGGGATGATCGGTGAAGGTATCCAGTCAGGAAATGTTATAGCAGTGAAGTCTCACAGTTGTATGAATACATTTAGATATGCTAAACTGATTTACATTGTGCGAAATCCTTTtgatgcaatttttgcaaactTTAACAGAAGGGTAATGAGGCATTCTCAGTATTCCTCTTCATCACATGTAGCTGAAATTGGTGACATCCGATTTG ATAAAGTATCTGGACAATGGAAACGAACTGTTACTGAGATGTCAAACAAGTGGTCACATCACGTACAGGAATGTCTACAAATGCAACATGCTCCCACATTGGTGGTCAAATATGAAAATCTAAAGGCTAATTTTATCAATGAATTGAGAAAGATTTTAGATTTTATAGGATATCATTACACAGAGGATGATTTAAAGTGCACACTTCAATCGAACACTGAACAATTCCACAGGAAACACACTACAGATGTTGATCCATATTCTCCTATACAGAAGAAGAATATACTTAGTCAAATTGAGATAGCGAATGGATATTTAAGTCAGTATAATATCTCTTACACTATTTCCTAA
- the LOC136258635 gene encoding WSCD family member AAEL009094-like: protein MSTRSHSKVLIVLLVVVVLVCCIGYVPYGESQPEDGNEVPISEFTDLSRSHRKLHSRRRGRGSRRRDHTSLSAINTEITTYEDSELPKPWPKLPSMPELMTAFQKGKYPPLKDYNLSDDEVAMVAQLFNIKGLDSSVSLQREFLGCPAKNLIRDTRIREFVDGRYILTKQYQTCKELSFKKQRGVVGLISFPGSGNSWVRQLLETSTGVFTGSVYCDKSYVQAGMVGEGVRSEFVVAVKCHSCHKRAFERFSKLIYVIRSPFDAILSEFTRKAVHIGGTYTNASSKHVAELRSTGLSEVSDKWQEKVIQMKNGWLHHITTCLQSEAKLPMLVVKYENLKSNLFMELKRMLDFLEIPYTDDDIECTVNSNVENFHRQHHDKSFDPYSPQQKQSILDIIREANVILNQFDVNYDTD, encoded by the exons ATGTCTACTAGAAGTCACAGCAAAGTATTAATAGTATTACTGGTGGTTGTCGTGTTGGTGTGTTGTATTGGCTATGTCCCGTACGGTGAGAGCCAGCCAGAAGATGGAAATGAAGTGCCCATCTCAGAGTTCACTGACTTGAGTCGATCACACCGGAAATTACACAGTCGTAGACGAGGTCGTGGATCTCGAAGGCGTGACCATACATCACTCTCTGCTATAAATACGGAGATAACTACATACGAGGATAGCGAGCTGCCCAAGCCTTGGCCCAAGCTTCCTTCAATGCCAGAACTGATGACAGCATTTCAAAAAGGAAAATATCCTCCGCTTAAGGATTATAACCTCTCTGATGATGAGGTCGCAATGGTAGCCCAATTATTCAACATCAAAGGATTGGATTCAAGCGTTTCACTACAGCGAGAGTTCCTGGGGTGCCCAGCAAAAAACCTTATTCGTGATACGCGTATTCGCGAGTTTGTGGATGGAAGATATATTCTTACCAAGCAATATCAAACATGTAAGGAATTATCATTCAAGAAACAACGTGGTGTGGTTGGACTAATCAGTTTCCCAGGATCAGGTAACTCCTGGGTACGTCAACTATTGGAGACCAGTACAGGTGTATTCACTGGGTCTGTATATTGTGACAAAAGCTATGTTCAAGCTGGAATGGTTGGTGAGGGGGTTCGTTCAGAGTTTGTTGTAGCAGTTAAATGTCACAGTTGTCATAAAAGAGCTTTTGAACGATTTTCAAAACTAATATATGTCATTAGGAGTCCTTTTGATGCAATTTTGTCTGAATTTACAAGGAAAGCTGTTCATATTGGTGGTACATATACAAATGCTAGTTCGAAGCATGTTGCTGAACTCAGGAGTACAGGCCTTA GTGAAGTTTCTGATAAGTGGCAAGAGAAAGTTATTCAGATGAAGAATGGATGGTTACATCATATTACCACTTGTCTTCAGTCAGAAGCCAAATTGCCTATGTTAGTTGTAAAATATGAAAACTTGAAGTCAAATTTATTTATGGAATTAAAAAGAATGTTAGACTTCCTAGAAATTCCTTATACAGATGATGATATAGAGTGCACAGTTAATTCTAATGTTGAAAATTTTCACCGCCAACACCATGATAAATCTTTTGATCCGTACTCTCCACAGCAGAAGCAATCAATACTCGACATAATTAGGGAAGCTAATGTAATACTGAATCAATTTGATGTGAATTATGACACAGATTAA
- the LOC136258500 gene encoding ubiquitin carboxyl-terminal hydrolase 16-like has product MDDAETHSSLKEHSTTTIVITNDEGNESNKTVSDNQRYPVSDKENSLDSDGKELTVACIDGSSANNQPHIAKSSSSKEKKPTNSNFDKENKIHAPPTSDQDSSIVDQDKGFNIATSVITDPMNMDQDVFPSDQYTNSYLTIAQHTEDPKEDSSTYADARQDQDEKLDHDVKHNQADVDSKFDNSHAEFNPDTGHTEFEVVGNKAKLNKYLEHKCMHFQPNHQIEIESSQLTGLESSLQDFTNLDILDDDNKFFCNTCTENSIKTQSVTATEALCLVSKQITIHHLPQILILHVKRFTIESDGVFKDSGHISFPYKLNMSPYCTSECLKNMADDNNEIWYGLYAVVVHDGYTLKHGHYFAYVRRRPLIEPTNLVPETSWVYDQSAAEGEVWYYTSDLTVHKCNEGFEEVSRQEAYMLFYELLPKTIVTI; this is encoded by the exons aTGGATGATGCTGAAACACACTCCAGCTTAAAGGAACACAGTACTACTACCATTGTTATTACAAATGACGAAGGAAACGAATCAAATAAAACTGTTTCTGATAACCAAAGATATCCTGTTTCTGACAAAGAGAATAGTTTGGATAGTGATGGAAAGGAATTGACCGTTGCATGCATTGATGGTTCCTCTGCTAATAATCAACCACATATAGCCAAGTCTAGTTCCTCAAAAGAAAAGAAACCTACCAATTCAAATTTTGATAAGGAAAACAAAATACATGCACCTCCTACGAGTGATCAAGATTCTTCTATTGTAGATCAGGACAAAGGATTTAATATTGCCACATCAGTCATTACAGATCCAATGAATATGGATCAAGATGTTTTCCCATCAGATCAATATACAAACTCTTATCTCACTATTGCACAACACACTGAAGACCCCAAAGAAGATTCTAGCACATACGCTGATGCCAGACAAGATCAAGATGAAAAATTAGATCATGATGTCAAACACAATCAAGCAGATGTTGATTCTAAATTTGATAACAGTCATGCTGAGTTTAATCCAGACACAGGTCACACAGAATTTGAAGTTGTTGGTAACAAAGCAAAACTGAATAAATATCTAGaacacaaatgtatgcattttcaGCCAAACCATCAAATAGAAATTGAGTCATCACAATTAACAGGCTTGGAATCATCTCTACAAGATTTTACTAATTTGGACATTTTAGATGATGACAACAAATTTTTTTGCAATACTTGCACTGAAAATA GTATTAAGACCCAGTCTGTCACAGCCACAGAAGCACTTTGTTTGGTCAGTAAACAGATTACAATCCATCATCTACCACAAATATTGATCCTACATGTGAAGAGGTTTACTATTGAATCAGATGGAGTGTTCAAAGATAGTGGACATATCTCATTTCCCTACAAACTGAATATGTCTCCATACTGCACCAGTGAATGCCTAAAG AATATggctgatgacaacaatgagaTCTGGTATGGACTTTATGCTGTTGTAGTTCATGATGGTTACACCCTGAAACATGGCCACTACTTTGCTTATGTGAGGAGGCGACCTTTGATAGAACCTACTAACTTGGTCCCAGAAACAAGTTGGGTGTATGATCAAAGTGCTGCAGAAGGTGAAGTCTGGTATTACACTAGTGACTTAACAGTGCACAAGTGCAATGAAGGCTTTGAGGAAGTCAGCAGACAAGAAGCTTACATGCTGTTTTATGAGCTATTGCCTAAAACAATTGTGACAATATAA